The region CTTTGCTGCAAGTGATTGACCAGCTGAACCCTGACGGGGTGTTCTTGGGCCATACCTCCCAGGGCAAAGACGTCAGCCCGCGTATTGCCGCCAAATTGGGCGCAGGCTTAATCTCCGACGTGACGGCCATCGAACTGGACGGGGATACCCCGCTGTTTGTCCGTCCGATTTACTCCGGCAAGGCCTTTGCCAAGAAAAAAATCAAGGACGGCCTGATTGTGGCCACCATCCGTCCCAACAACATCAAACCGCTGGAGAAAGACACGACCCGCATCACCGAAGTGGAAGAACTGCAAGTGGAGATTAAAGACTTGCGCACTGTGGTCAAAGAAGTGGTCAGCAAAACCTCCGGCACTGTTGACCTGGCCGAAGCAAGCATTATTGTCTCCGGCGGGCGCGGGGTGAAAAGTGCCGAAGGCTTCAAACCGCTGTATGAATTGGCCGAAGTGCTGGGAGGTGCAGTGGGAGCTTCCCGCGGAGCCTGCGATGCAGGGTATTGCGACTATGCCTTGCAAATTGGACAAACCGGTAAAGTGGTCACGCCCGACCTGTATATTGCCTGCGGCATTTCCGGCGCTATTCAGCACTTAGCCGGTATGTCCAACTCCAAGGTGATTGTGGCCATCAACAAAGATCCGGAAGCAGAGATTTTCAAAGTGGCCGACTACGGCATTGTGGGTGACCTGTTTGAAGTGGTGCCCAAGCTGACAGAAGAATTTAAGAAAGTGCTGGCCAAAGCTTAAGGATCTGTAGCCAAGGTTTTGATCTCAAGCTGAAATGGCGAGCTCTGAGCAGTCAGCAGTTGGTTAAAAGGTGAAGGACACCCTCCATATTGATTCCCGGTCCAG is a window of Caldalkalibacillus thermarum DNA encoding:
- a CDS encoding electron transfer flavoprotein subunit alpha/FixB family protein: MGKHILVLAETKGGALRNVSLEAIAAARQISGDGQVTAAVFGPDGDQYAEELIQHGADKVVLVKHEELKQYTTDGYRQALLQVIDQLNPDGVFLGHTSQGKDVSPRIAAKLGAGLISDVTAIELDGDTPLFVRPIYSGKAFAKKKIKDGLIVATIRPNNIKPLEKDTTRITEVEELQVEIKDLRTVVKEVVSKTSGTVDLAEASIIVSGGRGVKSAEGFKPLYELAEVLGGAVGASRGACDAGYCDYALQIGQTGKVVTPDLYIACGISGAIQHLAGMSNSKVIVAINKDPEAEIFKVADYGIVGDLFEVVPKLTEEFKKVLAKA